A region of Chitinophaga horti DNA encodes the following proteins:
- a CDS encoding acyltransferase family protein, with product MSNVLSPGATATPTETAAPQKPKKEFLNYIHYFRGIAIFYVVAAHILVDWPEGSTMRYVLDAFFQNSTILFLFIAGYLFQHLSGKFEYKDYLIKKFQNVHVPYLVLSAPLIIYRVVQQDIPGFTLEDHPDFGTWPAWKQVAEYLLHGGHLQPYWFIPMITLMYLLAPVLLYIDRNPKLYWVLVPLFALSFIIKRPPLSYTFTMLAHFTSVYVFGMFMSHFKKEYLEFAKKYYIPITVVSLALTVMLCTPYPLFTKYYSELNFVQKLSLTGLFIYWLWRWDAKMPKPLLNLLANLSFGLFFVHYFFVLAMRGGYIFLFGREWPGNILSWTINFAITFTLSVLFLMAVKKVTGKNSKYFVGC from the coding sequence ATGAGCAATGTGTTAAGCCCGGGCGCGACAGCTACACCGACGGAAACGGCGGCGCCTCAGAAACCCAAGAAGGAGTTTCTGAATTACATTCATTATTTCAGAGGCATTGCCATTTTTTACGTAGTGGCGGCGCACATTTTGGTGGACTGGCCGGAGGGCTCAACGATGCGGTATGTACTGGATGCCTTTTTCCAGAACAGTACCATCTTGTTTCTCTTTATCGCGGGCTACCTGTTTCAACATCTGTCAGGCAAGTTTGAATACAAAGATTACCTCATCAAAAAGTTCCAGAACGTGCATGTCCCGTACCTGGTACTTTCGGCTCCGCTCATCATTTATCGCGTGGTGCAACAGGACATACCCGGCTTTACCCTGGAAGATCATCCCGATTTCGGTACCTGGCCCGCCTGGAAGCAGGTTGCCGAGTATTTGTTACATGGTGGCCACCTGCAGCCATACTGGTTCATCCCGATGATTACCCTGATGTACCTGCTGGCGCCGGTATTACTTTATATAGACAGAAATCCGAAGCTTTACTGGGTGCTGGTACCGTTGTTCGCACTGTCGTTCATCATCAAACGACCGCCCCTGTCTTATACGTTCACCATGCTCGCACACTTTACTTCTGTATACGTGTTCGGTATGTTCATGAGTCACTTCAAAAAGGAGTACCTCGAATTTGCGAAGAAATATTACATCCCGATCACAGTGGTGTCGCTGGCGCTGACGGTGATGTTGTGTACGCCTTATCCCCTGTTTACAAAGTACTACAGTGAGCTGAACTTCGTGCAGAAGCTGTCGCTCACCGGTTTGTTCATTTACTGGCTGTGGCGCTGGGATGCCAAAATGCCGAAGCCGCTGCTAAACCTGCTGGCTAACCTGAGTTTCGGGCTGTTCTTCGTTCATTACTTCTTTGTATTGGCGATGCGTGGCGGCTACATCTTCCTGTTCGGCCGCGAGTGGCCTGGAAACATTTTGAGCTGGACGATCAACTTTGCGATCACCTTTACGTTGAGCGTGCTGTTCCTGATGGCGGTGAAGAAGGTTACAGGAAAGAACAGCAAGTATTTCGTGGGCTGCTAA
- a CDS encoding class I SAM-dependent methyltransferase — protein MHPKLKAFLKKTALPVYLKLRGVYYKGNAVYCPVCEGSYTTFLPAGSDQRKVQCPRCRSNERDRMLWMYLDRHPEFVAPGKKLLHVAPEAMFYNRFKKIKGLDYTPADKFAQMFESTYPQDTIYLDIVDMKEIPDNTYDVIICSHVLEYVKEDLQAMKELHRVLKPGGVALLQVPLRAGMAVTHEDDSITTPEQRAIVFGDPGHIRFYGEDFKDRLESQGWKTGFVPITDLHPDEEIDRCVLIKSDDFHFCYKH, from the coding sequence ATGCATCCGAAACTAAAAGCGTTCTTAAAGAAAACTGCCTTGCCGGTATACCTGAAGTTACGCGGCGTTTATTATAAGGGAAATGCCGTGTATTGCCCGGTTTGTGAGGGCAGTTACACCACCTTTCTGCCCGCAGGCTCTGACCAGCGTAAGGTTCAATGTCCGCGTTGCCGCTCTAACGAACGCGACCGCATGTTGTGGATGTACCTCGATCGCCATCCGGAGTTCGTGGCACCAGGCAAAAAGCTGCTGCACGTAGCCCCGGAGGCGATGTTCTATAACCGTTTTAAGAAGATTAAAGGGCTCGACTATACGCCGGCAGACAAATTTGCCCAAATGTTCGAAAGTACCTATCCGCAGGATACCATTTACCTGGATATTGTGGATATGAAAGAAATACCGGACAATACCTACGATGTAATCATTTGTTCGCACGTACTCGAATATGTGAAAGAGGACCTGCAGGCCATGAAGGAACTGCACCGGGTATTGAAGCCGGGCGGCGTAGCACTGTTACAGGTGCCTTTACGTGCTGGCATGGCCGTTACTCATGAGGACGATAGCATTACAACGCCCGAGCAGCGTGCCATCGTATTCGGCGATCCCGGACACATCCGGTTTTACGGAGAGGATTTTAAAGACAGGCTGGAGTCGCAGGGCTGGAAGACCGGTTTTGTTCCGATCACAGATCTGCACCCCGACGAGGAGATTGACCGGTGCGTTTTAATTAAAAGCGACGATTTTCATTTTTGTTATAAACATTAA
- a CDS encoding fibronectin type III domain-containing protein: MKKFYHLLVILMLAFVQLVNAQGVLDPNDPIVVYNPASPPTEPAYNQIGKWVKTNRISNWNTSSYKCYIFNGIQFRLKFPKSYQHGVADGKKYPVIIFFHGLGERGTKFDNEYQLYHGGKKHAEMVDNGTFDGFLLYPQNTDGYFGQGHFNAINAIINNFMVPNNKVDINRISIDGLSAGGSGVWEFLLAYPRLVASAQPISAASQSYSSGINNYKYTPIWHFQGGVDNNPTQDQAQALYNSINNAGGNVKLTIYPTLGHSCWDKAWAEPDYWPFINRAHKANPWPLTGRTEFCPGDPINVTLGLTPGFTAYEWRKDGNVIANATGNTLVVTSIGTYSARIRRGTEWSEYSPNPVVIKIKAPTVPPTISVTPALSSVAIPSPDGKTGVTLAVPANYETYLWKKTTDNVTLGTAATYNATSAGDYHVRVKEQYGCSSEFTESFKVVNANGANKPLPAAALAGNPLSKTAVALSWNDNPAATYNETGYEIYRSTSAGSGYAFIALTAANATSYQDNNLNANTKYYYIVRAVNSFAASAVSNEAAVTTFADNNPPTVPGNLTITATTNSSVSLSWTASTDDVAVSKYELYVNGVKSYIIDSTATTFTVNGLSKDLLYTFILKSKDVSGNLSIASNQVSTYPLSSGLNYKYYTGSWTSLPNFNNLTPVKMGRTATTDIGVRTQEDNFAFLWEGYIYIPVTGNYTFETQSDAGSKLYIGTYNPNAAALVDNDGVHSAQYREGTIYLQRGSYPITITYFETTGSHSMRVYWKNTAHGVSSRQEIPAAYYKQYETPLADVPAAPSTVKATALTYNKIGLTWADNSNDETGFEIYRATSNYGTYALIGTAAANATSFTDTTVNPVTTYFYQVQAINSNGGSGYSPMDVYGLYYQSYNLVNQTSMPNFDAYKPNKTGFTHIVNQDIRSTDNNLGIRFAGAINITTAGTYTFYTSSNDGSNLYIGTLDSAGLVVRNDGVRSSTVERSGTKTLAVGRYPIYVTYFQNTGSRALSASYATTGLSKRAIPAAAFENPNLKATTFAMPGAPVAPTSLVANGTSGKSIGLTWADVPGETGYNVYRSVNDNSTFTLLAAVDSNTTTYSDTAVFPRTTYYYKVNAKNIGGTSGFSNEANAKTLNTLPVLNTELPDRTLHYATPLTININATDADADGLTLTTTNLPSFATFTDNGDGTGTLNFSPTIATLGTYNDIAITATDVNGGVASKSFKLTVNDNFSPVMTAISNVTLAEKGTAQIDVTATDANAGDDIQWSAIGLPAFASLTSNMGTAQIVLNPTYSDAGTYAVTLTVNDGKGGIDSKTFNINVTDVNPNKQFYFNFTRPGAAMAAAPWNNLNRMAVSGDSYPGIKDAAGNTTGVALTIVSNWQAVNGGDNTTTLGSTTYNNSGVYPDVVISSGFWTQNATQTFKLTGLEANYKYNFTFFGSRGGIADTRTTAYSINGTTVTLVASNNSSNTVSINNISADANGEVSINMGNTAGQYGYIGAMVVNASYDDGNAPAAPRNVVVENTPNGAKLTWTDAAFNETAYEVFRSATKEGTYSLLSPVAAANATTYTDGTVAANQTWFYAVRAINGNGNSAFSDSVSVTVANKNPQITAIANQSLKSDTTYIIPVVASDDAGDVITLSSDNLPAFASLVNTGNGTANLVINANAGQAGTYNNIVINAADDHGGSSSDTFNISVRDKSLTAVYINFNDGAVQATAPWNNFNAVPNAGVSVNNAIDETGAASGIKVTLTDALTAANNVGVNTGNNSGVYPDAVMRSFYYEETTTAKRITISGLSSTRKYNLIFFGSRENTTDDRTTVYSVGAQSVSLNASSNSRNTVQINGLSPDANGNIVYTIKKGPSSLFAYMGALVIQYYDDNGLPLAPGALTADGKTRTSIDLAWQDKTSTETGFEIYRATTQNGTYSLVTTTAANATTYTDVNLTSGTQYYYKVRARVNASTFSEYSNLATAGTMAFGVHVNVSVSSNGAFPWNNTATLPYENQTLTNMIDDQGIPSGINWTIFDAFTGTNGAGAVTGNNTGVYPDKVIQESYYTDAGDTAKIRVTGLNQTFAYSFTFFGSRATVDDNRTTVYNINGQTVSLKADKNSNNVVSLEKITPNENGEIVISIYSAIQFGYLNAMVIQAFPNAELSNNTNNTNSLNTVSVARTSGGVSDYSNKLIEVQQDGLTVDKVFPNPFKQEVYLNVTRTGKPSRVSWILYDLKGGVVSRRDVGELAAGSHVLKVAADRQIPVGMYILQIIADGQPVKSVKLLKQ; this comes from the coding sequence ATGAAAAAATTCTACCACCTACTTGTAATTTTAATGCTGGCCTTCGTTCAGCTGGTTAACGCGCAAGGCGTGCTGGATCCGAACGACCCCATCGTAGTTTACAATCCTGCCAGTCCCCCAACGGAGCCGGCCTATAACCAGATAGGCAAATGGGTGAAGACGAACAGAATTTCTAACTGGAACACTTCCTCCTACAAGTGTTATATTTTCAACGGTATCCAGTTCCGCTTAAAATTCCCCAAGTCTTACCAGCACGGTGTTGCCGATGGTAAGAAATACCCCGTAATTATTTTCTTTCATGGTTTAGGAGAGAGAGGTACCAAGTTTGACAATGAATACCAGTTGTATCATGGCGGTAAGAAACATGCCGAGATGGTAGACAATGGTACGTTTGACGGCTTCCTGCTATATCCGCAAAACACGGATGGTTATTTTGGCCAGGGACACTTCAATGCGATCAATGCGATCATCAACAACTTCATGGTGCCTAATAACAAGGTGGATATCAACCGTATTTCTATCGACGGCCTTTCAGCCGGCGGTAGCGGCGTTTGGGAGTTTCTGCTCGCTTATCCGCGACTGGTTGCCAGTGCGCAGCCAATCAGCGCGGCTTCTCAATCTTACTCCAGCGGTATCAACAACTATAAATACACGCCAATCTGGCATTTTCAGGGTGGTGTAGATAATAATCCTACCCAGGACCAGGCACAGGCACTCTATAACTCTATCAACAATGCAGGTGGTAACGTAAAACTTACTATCTATCCAACGCTGGGTCACTCCTGCTGGGATAAAGCATGGGCAGAGCCGGACTACTGGCCGTTCATCAACAGGGCGCATAAGGCTAACCCCTGGCCTTTAACGGGCAGAACAGAATTCTGTCCCGGTGATCCAATCAACGTAACCCTGGGTTTAACACCAGGTTTCACCGCATACGAATGGCGTAAAGACGGCAACGTTATTGCTAACGCTACAGGTAACACCCTGGTAGTTACTTCTATCGGAACATATTCCGCCAGGATCAGAAGAGGCACCGAATGGTCTGAGTATTCTCCCAACCCGGTAGTAATAAAGATCAAAGCCCCAACCGTTCCTCCGACTATTTCCGTAACACCTGCACTGAGCAGCGTGGCAATACCTTCTCCGGACGGCAAAACCGGTGTAACATTGGCTGTTCCTGCCAATTATGAAACTTATCTCTGGAAAAAAACAACTGATAACGTAACCCTGGGTACAGCGGCTACTTATAATGCAACCAGCGCGGGTGATTACCACGTGCGGGTGAAAGAACAATACGGCTGTTCCAGCGAATTTACCGAGTCATTCAAAGTAGTGAACGCGAACGGTGCCAACAAACCGCTTCCGGCTGCTGCGCTGGCAGGTAACCCGCTGTCTAAAACAGCAGTTGCGCTGAGCTGGAACGATAATCCTGCAGCTACGTATAATGAAACCGGTTATGAGATTTATCGCTCTACTTCTGCAGGTAGCGGCTACGCGTTTATCGCACTCACAGCTGCCAATGCTACCTCTTACCAGGATAATAACCTGAACGCAAACACTAAGTATTATTATATAGTACGCGCAGTAAACAGCTTCGCAGCATCTGCAGTAAGCAATGAAGCCGCTGTAACTACTTTTGCGGATAACAATCCTCCTACCGTTCCGGGCAACCTCACGATCACTGCGACAACCAACAGCTCTGTAAGCCTGTCCTGGACGGCTTCTACAGATGACGTAGCAGTTTCGAAATATGAGCTGTACGTGAACGGCGTTAAGTCTTACATTATCGATAGCACCGCTACTACCTTCACGGTAAATGGCCTGTCTAAAGATCTGCTGTATACATTTATCCTGAAGTCGAAAGACGTAAGCGGTAACCTGTCTATCGCGAGCAACCAGGTAAGCACTTACCCACTGTCTTCCGGCCTGAACTACAAGTACTACACCGGTAGCTGGACGTCTCTGCCTAACTTTAATAACCTCACCCCGGTAAAAATGGGTCGCACCGCCACAACTGATATTGGTGTAAGGACCCAGGAAGACAACTTTGCATTCCTTTGGGAAGGTTATATCTATATCCCGGTTACAGGTAACTACACCTTCGAGACACAGTCCGATGCGGGTAGCAAATTGTACATCGGTACATACAATCCGAACGCTGCTGCCCTCGTGGACAACGATGGCGTACACAGTGCTCAGTACCGTGAAGGCACTATCTACCTCCAGAGAGGTTCTTATCCTATCACGATCACTTACTTCGAAACTACCGGCAGCCACAGCATGAGAGTGTATTGGAAAAATACCGCTCATGGTGTTAGCAGCAGGCAGGAAATTCCGGCTGCTTACTACAAGCAGTACGAGACTCCGCTGGCTGATGTTCCTGCTGCACCGTCTACCGTTAAAGCTACCGCGCTTACTTATAATAAGATCGGTCTTACTTGGGCAGACAACAGTAATGACGAAACTGGTTTCGAGATTTATCGCGCGACGAGCAACTACGGTACATATGCGCTGATCGGTACAGCCGCTGCTAATGCGACCAGCTTCACCGATACGACTGTAAACCCGGTAACTACTTACTTCTACCAGGTACAGGCGATCAACAGCAATGGTGGTTCCGGCTATAGCCCGATGGATGTTTACGGTTTGTACTACCAGAGCTACAACCTGGTAAACCAAACCAGCATGCCTAACTTCGATGCATACAAACCTAATAAAACAGGTTTCACACACATCGTTAACCAGGACATCCGCAGCACAGATAATAACCTGGGTATCCGTTTCGCGGGTGCTATCAATATTACTACTGCAGGTACTTATACTTTCTATACCAGCTCCAATGACGGTAGCAACCTGTATATCGGTACGCTGGATAGCGCTGGCCTCGTGGTGAGAAACGACGGTGTACGCAGCAGCACTGTAGAAAGAAGCGGTACTAAAACACTGGCTGTAGGCAGGTATCCAATTTACGTGACCTACTTCCAGAACACAGGTAGCCGTGCCCTGTCTGCGTCTTACGCAACAACAGGCCTCAGCAAACGTGCGATCCCAGCTGCAGCGTTCGAAAACCCGAACCTGAAAGCGACCACCTTCGCTATGCCTGGCGCACCAGTAGCACCAACTTCCCTGGTGGCTAACGGTACCAGCGGTAAATCAATTGGCTTAACATGGGCTGACGTTCCTGGCGAAACTGGTTACAATGTATACCGTTCCGTAAACGACAACAGCACCTTCACCCTGCTGGCGGCGGTAGATTCTAACACTACTACCTACAGCGATACAGCAGTATTCCCACGCACCACTTACTACTATAAAGTAAATGCGAAGAACATTGGCGGTACATCCGGTTTCAGCAACGAAGCAAACGCTAAAACGCTGAACACCCTGCCAGTGCTGAACACGGAGCTGCCTGACCGCACACTGCACTATGCAACCCCGCTGACGATCAACATCAACGCTACCGATGCGGATGCCGACGGCCTGACGCTGACTACCACTAACCTGCCTTCGTTCGCTACCTTTACAGATAACGGCGACGGTACTGGTACACTGAATTTCAGCCCAACCATTGCCACCCTCGGTACTTATAACGACATCGCGATCACTGCAACCGACGTTAACGGCGGCGTGGCATCCAAATCGTTCAAGCTGACCGTAAACGACAACTTCTCTCCTGTTATGACTGCTATCAGCAATGTAACACTGGCTGAGAAAGGTACAGCGCAGATTGACGTGACTGCTACTGATGCGAACGCAGGTGACGATATTCAATGGAGTGCTATTGGTCTGCCTGCATTCGCAAGCCTGACGTCTAACATGGGTACTGCGCAGATCGTGCTGAACCCGACTTACTCCGACGCGGGTACTTACGCGGTAACGCTGACAGTAAACGACGGTAAAGGTGGTATTGACAGCAAAACATTCAATATCAACGTAACCGACGTTAACCCGAACAAACAGTTCTACTTCAACTTTACCCGTCCGGGTGCTGCAATGGCAGCTGCTCCATGGAACAACCTGAACAGGATGGCCGTGAGCGGTGATAGCTACCCAGGCATTAAAGACGCTGCTGGCAATACAACTGGTGTTGCGCTGACTATCGTGAGCAACTGGCAGGCGGTTAACGGCGGTGATAACACTACTACCCTCGGTTCTACTACCTATAACAACAGTGGTGTGTACCCTGACGTGGTGATCAGCTCTGGTTTCTGGACACAGAATGCTACCCAAACCTTTAAACTGACTGGTTTGGAAGCTAACTACAAATACAACTTTACCTTCTTCGGTAGCCGTGGCGGTATTGCTGATACCCGTACTACTGCTTACTCGATCAACGGTACTACTGTAACACTGGTAGCGAGCAACAACTCCTCGAATACGGTATCGATCAACAACATCTCTGCTGACGCGAACGGTGAGGTATCTATCAACATGGGTAACACCGCTGGCCAGTATGGTTACATCGGCGCTATGGTGGTAAATGCTTCTTACGACGACGGTAATGCTCCGGCAGCACCTCGCAACGTGGTAGTAGAGAATACACCAAACGGTGCTAAACTGACCTGGACCGACGCAGCGTTCAACGAAACTGCTTATGAAGTGTTCAGATCAGCGACCAAAGAAGGTACTTACAGCCTGCTGAGCCCGGTAGCTGCTGCTAACGCCACCACTTACACTGATGGAACGGTAGCTGCTAACCAAACCTGGTTCTATGCTGTGCGTGCGATCAATGGTAATGGTAACTCAGCATTCTCTGACAGCGTAAGCGTAACCGTTGCGAACAAAAATCCGCAGATCACGGCTATTGCAAACCAGTCACTGAAATCTGACACTACTTATATTATCCCGGTTGTTGCCTCTGATGATGCTGGTGATGTTATCACCCTGTCATCTGACAACCTGCCTGCTTTTGCATCACTGGTAAACACCGGCAACGGTACTGCTAACCTGGTGATCAATGCTAACGCTGGCCAGGCTGGTACTTACAACAATATCGTGATCAACGCAGCCGACGACCATGGCGGTTCTTCTTCCGATACTTTCAACATCAGCGTGAGAGATAAATCACTGACTGCTGTTTACATCAACTTCAACGATGGTGCCGTTCAGGCAACTGCTCCATGGAACAACTTCAACGCAGTTCCAAATGCAGGTGTATCTGTAAACAATGCGATTGACGAAACCGGTGCTGCTTCCGGTATCAAAGTAACACTGACGGATGCGCTGACTGCAGCGAACAACGTTGGTGTGAATACTGGTAACAACTCCGGTGTGTACCCAGATGCTGTAATGCGTTCCTTCTACTACGAAGAAACCACGACTGCTAAGCGTATCACGATTTCTGGTCTGTCTTCTACCAGGAAGTACAACCTGATCTTCTTCGGTAGCCGTGAAAACACTACAGACGATCGTACCACTGTTTACTCCGTAGGTGCACAATCTGTATCACTGAACGCTTCCAGCAACAGCCGCAATACTGTTCAGATCAACGGTCTGAGCCCTGATGCAAACGGTAACATCGTTTACACCATTAAGAAAGGACCAAGCTCCCTGTTTGCTTACATGGGTGCCCTGGTTATCCAATACTACGATGATAACGGTCTGCCTTTAGCACCTGGTGCCCTGACAGCAGATGGTAAAACACGCACTTCCATCGACCTGGCATGGCAGGATAAAACCAGCACAGAGACTGGCTTCGAAATCTATCGTGCAACAACGCAGAATGGCACTTATTCACTGGTGACCACTACTGCTGCCAACGCGACTACTTACACCGACGTAAACCTGACATCCGGTACCCAGTACTACTACAAAGTGAGGGCTAGAGTGAATGCTTCTACCTTCTCTGAGTACAGCAACCTGGCAACCGCCGGTACAATGGCCTTCGGTGTTCACGTAAACGTAAGCGTATCTTCTAACGGTGCGTTCCCATGGAATAACACTGCTACCCTGCCTTATGAGAACCAGACGTTGACCAACATGATCGACGACCAGGGTATTCCGAGCGGTATCAACTGGACCATCTTCGATGCGTTCACTGGTACAAACGGTGCAGGTGCGGTAACTGGTAACAACACCGGTGTTTATCCTGATAAAGTGATCCAGGAATCTTACTACACAGACGCAGGCGATACCGCTAAGATCCGTGTAACAGGCCTGAACCAGACATTCGCTTACAGCTTCACCTTCTTCGGTAGCCGTGCAACTGTAGACGATAACAGGACCACCGTATACAATATCAATGGTCAAACTGTTTCGCTGAAAGCAGATAAGAACAGCAACAACGTTGTTTCTCTTGAGAAGATCACGCCTAATGAAAATGGTGAGATCGTAATCTCGATCTACAGCGCAATCCAGTTCGGTTACCTGAACGCCATGGTCATCCAGGCATTCCCGAATGCAGAACTTAGCAACAACACCAACAATACAAATAGCCTGAACACCGTTTCAGTAGCGAGAACTTCAGGTGGTGTGAGCGACTACAGCAACAAGCTGATAGAAGTACAGCAAGACGGACTGACTGTCGACAAAGTGTTCCCGAATCCGTTTAAACAGGAAGTATACCTGAACGTAACAAGAACAGGTAAACCATCCCGTGTAAGCTGGATCCTCTATGATCTGAAAGGTGGTGTAGTATCCCGCAGGGATGTTGGTGAACTGGCAGCAGGCAGCCATGTGCTGAAAGTTGCAGCAGACCGCCAGATTCCGGTAGGAATGTATATCTTGCAGATTATTGCGGACGGTCAACCGGTGAAATCAGTGAAATTGCTCAAACAATAA
- a CDS encoding glycosyltransferase family 2 protein: protein MILKLIFFASFIILFYNYVGYGLLLLVLVKIKRWYRRDTPADTFMEPPVTLLVAAYNEEDFIREKVTNTLELDYPADKLHIIYITDGSSDRTPDIIKEYPRVQLLHENARRGKTAAINRAMAHVTTPYVIFCDANTLLNKEAIRNIVKHYADAQTGGVAGEKKVVASGDANAASTEGVYWKYESLLKKWDAELYSVVGAAGELFSVRTELYEQVEPEVVLDDFIISLRICQKGFRIAYAPDAFAMESPSASITEEHKRKVRISAGGFQSIVKLKALLNIFRYPLLSFQYISHRVLRWTLSPLSLPILFVSNLLLVWTEPQVWLWQLVLALQLCFYGAAITGYFLANRNIKSKPFYIPFYFLFMNIAVFQGFFRFITKRQAAAWEKSRRLVAVKS from the coding sequence ATGATACTGAAATTAATATTTTTTGCCAGCTTTATAATCCTGTTTTACAATTATGTAGGTTACGGATTACTGCTGCTGGTCCTGGTAAAAATTAAGCGCTGGTACCGGAGAGATACTCCGGCCGATACGTTTATGGAGCCGCCCGTAACCCTGCTCGTGGCCGCTTATAATGAAGAAGACTTTATTCGCGAAAAGGTTACCAATACGCTGGAGCTGGATTACCCGGCCGACAAGCTTCATATTATATATATCACCGACGGTTCGTCTGACCGTACGCCGGATATCATTAAAGAGTACCCCCGGGTGCAGTTATTGCATGAGAACGCCCGCCGCGGCAAAACGGCAGCGATTAACCGGGCGATGGCACATGTTACCACCCCCTACGTTATTTTCTGTGATGCTAACACCTTATTAAATAAAGAAGCCATCCGCAACATCGTGAAGCATTACGCCGACGCACAAACGGGCGGCGTGGCCGGTGAAAAGAAAGTAGTAGCCTCCGGCGATGCAAACGCCGCATCCACGGAAGGCGTGTACTGGAAATACGAATCGCTCCTGAAGAAGTGGGATGCCGAGCTGTATTCCGTTGTGGGCGCGGCTGGGGAGTTGTTTTCCGTTAGAACGGAATTATATGAACAGGTAGAACCCGAGGTGGTACTGGATGACTTTATCATCTCCCTGCGCATCTGCCAGAAAGGTTTTCGTATTGCTTATGCCCCCGATGCTTTCGCCATGGAGTCGCCATCCGCCTCAATAACTGAGGAGCATAAACGAAAAGTGCGTATCAGCGCCGGCGGCTTCCAGTCGATCGTGAAGTTAAAGGCCCTGCTGAACATATTCCGTTATCCCCTCCTCTCCTTCCAGTACATCAGCCATCGTGTGCTGCGCTGGACATTAAGTCCGCTCAGCCTGCCCATACTGTTCGTCAGCAACCTGCTGCTGGTATGGACGGAGCCACAGGTTTGGCTCTGGCAACTAGTGCTGGCCCTGCAGCTTTGCTTTTACGGAGCGGCAATTACGGGCTACTTCCTCGCTAATCGTAACATTAAGAGCAAACCATTTTATATCCCCTTTTATTTCCTGTTCATGAACATTGCGGTGTTCCAGGGATTTTTCAGGTTTATTACTAAGAGACAGGCTGCCGCCTGGGAGAAGTCCCGCAGGCTGGTGGCTGTTAAGAGCTAA